The genomic DNA ACTAGTGCTAGTGGGATGTTTTCGATGGGTTCCAGAAGGCGGCGATGGTTGTACCAATCGACCCATTCAAGTGTGGCGTATTGAACAGCTTCAAAGGTGCGCCACGGGCCACGCCGGTGGTTGATTTGAGCCGTCAGCCAAAACAGCACGTCAAAAATTGTGCCCGTCGCAAATATGCCTTGGAGCGAAAGAAATGCAAAAATATGTTTCCAAGATGCTGCTTGCATCATGTTGCCTCATGCATTCAGACAAAGCCCCTCTTTGCTAACCATTCCTTAGCGAAGGCTGAATCGTCGGGGCCTACTATGGAAACCGTGAGGTGGAGATCAAGAGGGCGCTGCCAGACGGCGGCCAGTCTCCTGCTTGCCAGCAACTCAGACAACCTTCATCGCGGAACCATAAGACCGAAGTTTATTCGTCACGATGATCTCGGGCGACGTCTTGAATAAGCGCAGGCGCTTGCATCATAGACAGCGCACCGCATAATGGAACCAACCAGATGAGCAAGATGCACGACTCAGATAATATACTCTTGGTCCAAAAAACCTGACCACGGACAAATTTATGAAACGGATCTACGAGCCCCTTGCATATAGCGACCATCCGATACTTGAGAGTTATTGGGCATCTACAATTCAAGGCCACCGGCCAGAGTACCCTTCTTTGCAAGGTGGCGTGCGTGCGGAATTCGCCGTAATTGGCGGCGGTTACACAGGGTTGTCGGCAGCGTTGACCTTGGCTGAGGCGGGCGCCGATGTTGTGTTGTTGGATGCAAAAGTTCCAGGATGGGGTGCATCGGGACGTGCGGGAGGGCTCGTATCCACCGGAAGCACCAAGATCGACGACTGCGACATTATTAAGAAATATGGCCAAGCTGATGCGCGGGTATTCTTTGATGCAGAACGGGCTTCAGTCGACCTGGTCGAAGAGTATCTGGATAGATTTCGCTTGGATGTTGATCGTCATTCCAAGGGCTACACATACGTTGCCCATCGCCCAAGCGCAGTGGCGGGACTAATGGATTACGGTGCCGAATACACAGCGCGTTACGGGTTGCCATACGAATTTGTACCAAAAAGCGAAATGGCGTCTCATGGGTTGAACAGCCCAGATTTTTTTGGTGCCGTTCACCTCCCAATAGGTTTCGCCCTCAACCCGATGAAATTCGTTCTGGGCCTCACCGATGCGGCGCAGAGGGCAGGCGTGCGAATGTACTCCAATACAGCCGTAACCAACATTACAAACCAAAATGGATATGTTCTGGAAACAGCGCAGGGCCAAGTCCACGCGAAGAAATTACTGATAGCGACAAACGGGTATTCAAGTGACGATTTGCCCGGTGCCCTGTCTGGACGTTACTTGCCGGTCCAGTCCAATATTTTGGTCTCCCGTCCACTCACTGACAGCGAAATTCAAGATCAAGGATGGTGGAGCGAGCAGATGGTATGTGATAGCCGAACTCTGCTACACTACCTTCGGCTGCTACCAGATAAGCGAATGCTGTTGGGGCTACGCGGGTCGGTACGCGTAACCAAAGCTAATATCGACCGCACCCGTGACATAGCCCGCGCTGATTTCGACCGGATGTTCCCGAAATGGCAGCATGTAGAAACACCTTACTTCTGGTCAGGCTTAATTTGCATGACCCGCAATCTAGTACCCTTTGCTGGTGCCATTCCAAATATGGAAGGCGCATATGCAGCACTTGGGTATCATGGTAGCGGTATAACCATGGCACCCTACGCTGGCGCGTTGATCGCTGACCTTGCGATGGGACGTAACCGATTATCACATCCAGACCTAATGCGGCAGCCGTTGCGTCGTTTCGAGCTGGGACCCCTACGACGGGCGTCACTGCTACCTGCGTTCGCGTGGTATCACTTTAAAGACAAATTCTGAACAAGTCCGCAAGCAAAATGCCTTAGGTGAACGAGAAGCCAATTAATGGCGTGCCGTCACCCATCACATTTCTAGACGAATTTATGTGGCAACAGACAGGTCAAGCAACAAGTGCCCAACCTTCAATTTGCCATGGAGGCTTTGACATTCGTCAAAGCAACCGGAGAGCATAAATCACCCTTCGCGTTCTAATTTCTTACGCGCCAATTTACGGGCCCGGCGGATCGCTTCGGCTTTATTGCGTGCCTTTTTCTCAGACGGTTTTTCAAAAGCTTGCTTGAGCTTCATCTCACGAAAAACGCCTTCGCGCTGTAGCTTTTTTTTCAAGGCCCGAAGGGCTTGATCGACATTGTTGTCGCGAACACTAACCTGCATGTGGTTGATACCAACTTCCTATGATAATTTTTCGCTTATTGGCAGGAAACCTAACCGATATCAAATGATATTTCTCTGCAGAGGCGACTGTGACCCCAATTACGTGAAATGAGCCATTGGCTACGGGTTCCATGTAGCTGGTCCGCCACATTTCGAAGTGAACGCTGAAATCGGGCGTACGTCATCACAGCAAGGCGGATGATTTCCGCAGACGTCTTGAAGCAGCAAAAAGGGCTGCGTTTTGTCATTTAGCGAAGCTACGTCGCGCCCTGCCCGCTTCAATTCAGTTTCATCTGACAGTACCGGTGTGTTGGCGCAACATCTGTTATTTGGACTTTTGGAACAACAAAGACAGCAATCCAAGCGCAGCAGACGCAACAATCAAAAGAAGCGACACAGCATTCAAAACCGGTGTCGACCCGTGCTTGAGTTTGTCAAACATGATGATTGTCAAAGGCGCGTCCGACCCGACGAGCATCAGAGTTGTGTTGAAGTTTTCAAAGCTCATCAAAACGGCGACGACGCCGGCCCCAATGATCGCTGGCAGCAAGAACGGCAGCGTGACTTGACGTACAGCACCCCATTTTGTCGCCCCAAGGTTCAGCGCGGCTTCTTCGAGGCTGAGGTCGAACTTTTGCAATCGCGCTGAGATCACGAGTGTTGCGAAGGTCGTGATGAACGAAAACTGACCCAAAATGACGAGGATCAAACCCGGGCGCAACCCGTCGAACCAAAGTCCGGTCGCGTCTTCCAGCGTGTTGGCAACGGAGGACGCAAAAACAAGGA from Octadecabacter antarcticus 307 includes the following:
- a CDS encoding NAD(P)/FAD-dependent oxidoreductase, with the protein product MKRIYEPLAYSDHPILESYWASTIQGHRPEYPSLQGGVRAEFAVIGGGYTGLSAALTLAEAGADVVLLDAKVPGWGASGRAGGLVSTGSTKIDDCDIIKKYGQADARVFFDAERASVDLVEEYLDRFRLDVDRHSKGYTYVAHRPSAVAGLMDYGAEYTARYGLPYEFVPKSEMASHGLNSPDFFGAVHLPIGFALNPMKFVLGLTDAAQRAGVRMYSNTAVTNITNQNGYVLETAQGQVHAKKLLIATNGYSSDDLPGALSGRYLPVQSNILVSRPLTDSEIQDQGWWSEQMVCDSRTLLHYLRLLPDKRMLLGLRGSVRVTKANIDRTRDIARADFDRMFPKWQHVETPYFWSGLICMTRNLVPFAGAIPNMEGAYAALGYHGSGITMAPYAGALIADLAMGRNRLSHPDLMRQPLRRFELGPLRRASLLPAFAWYHFKDKF
- the rpsU gene encoding 30S ribosomal protein S21, with product MQVSVRDNNVDQALRALKKKLQREGVFREMKLKQAFEKPSEKKARNKAEAIRRARKLARKKLEREG
- a CDS encoding ABC transporter permease, translating into MIPTVPQSSALKWTYRAYVTLFFIYLALPLTVVCAFAFNNSVFPSLPWEGFTMKWFFGTEAPFIGVFHERSIVRAIGTSAFVAVWVAGLAVAVGTCNAFLFVRHDFRGKGLLYILMLLPLIIPGVILGISILVFASSVANTLEDATGLWFDGLRPGLILVILGQFSFITTFATLVISARLQKFDLSLEEAALNLGATKWGAVRQVTLPFLLPAIIGAGVVAVLMSFENFNTTLMLVGSDAPLTIIMFDKLKHGSTPVLNAVSLLLIVASAALGLLSLLFQKSK